One Bos taurus isolate L1 Dominette 01449 registration number 42190680 breed Hereford chromosome 3, ARS-UCD2.0, whole genome shotgun sequence DNA window includes the following coding sequences:
- the DYNLT5 gene encoding dynein light chain Tctex-type 5: MMMSDIAKDRTAHLLKKRGSVSSLSNHEFRRKEPHGRTKDSVSTVSYMDEPCQPEDASRLTVHMENTYQLGPTKHFPVVIVNHILKDVLTTYLQEEQYEPELCRQMTKTISEVIKAQVKDLMIPRYKLIVIVHIGQLTGQSILIGSRCLWDPKNDAFASFIFRNSSLFALANVYTVYFE; the protein is encoded by the exons ATGATGATGTCAGACATTGCTAAAGACAGAACCGCTCATTTGCTGAAGAAGAGGGGCAGTGTGTCTTCTCTAAGTAATCATGAATTCCGGCGGAAGGAACCTCATGGGCGTACCAAAGA CTCTGTGAGTACAGTGTCTTATATGGATGAACCTTGCCAGCCTGAAGATGCCTCTCGCCTCACAGTTCACATGGAGAACACTTACCAACTGG GTCCTACCAAacattttcctgtggtcattgtCAATCATATTCTGAAAGATGTGTTAACTACCTACCTACAAGAAGAACAGTATGAACCAGAACTCTGTAGACAGATGACTAAAACAATTTCTGAG GTAATTAAGGCCCAGGTCAAGGACTTGATGATCCCACGATATAAGCTAATTGTGATCGTTCACATTGGACAACTGACTGGCCAGAGCATACTGATTGGAAGCAGATGTCTTTGGGATCCTAAAAATGATgcctttgcatctttcattttcagaaattCTTCTCTCTTTGCTCTTGCAAATGTCTACACAGTTTACTTTGAATGA